A genome region from Scomber japonicus isolate fScoJap1 chromosome 15, fScoJap1.pri, whole genome shotgun sequence includes the following:
- the lrrc3b gene encoding leucine-rich repeat-containing protein 3B, giving the protein MTLLDLWLSRSIPMCLLLQSLVLMALCFPSASMCPKGCICQRDSHLHGLNVTCSQSRLKEIPPSLPVDTVLLRLDHNQIGAVPDQAFHGLRLLRELNLSYNAVETLGEGAFSGIEATLQVLDLSHNRITSVHKDAFARLKARVIVDDNPWHCDCALQQAIGGMAHNHDAAARVLCRSSELRDQEGRPFLAVDTDLCNLAKRTTDYAMLVTMFGWFAMVISYVVYYVRQNQEDARRHLEYLKSLPSKPKKPDEADDISTVV; this is encoded by the coding sequence ATGACTCTGCTGGACTTGTGGCTGTCGCGCTCCATCCCCATGTGCCTGCTCCTTCAGAGCCTTGTCCTCATGGCCCTGTGCTTCCCCTCGGCCAGCATGTGTCCAAAGGGCTGCATCTGTCAACGCGACTCCCACCTACACGGCCTCAATGTCACCTGCAGTCAGTCCAGACTCAAGGAAATCCCCCCCAGCCTCCCAGTCGACACTGTGCTGCTGAGGTTGGATCACAACCAGATAGGCGCCGTGCCCGATCAAGCCTTCCATGGACTCAGACTTTTGAGGGAGCTCAATCTTTCTTACAATGCAGTGGAGACATTGGGGGAAGGTGCCTTCAGTGGCATAGAGGCAACATTGCAGGTGCTGGACCTCTCCCACAACCGCATCACTAGCGTACACAAGGATGCCTTTGCTCGACTCAAGGCCCGCGTCATTGTGGATGATAACCCCTGGCATTGTGACTGTGCCCTCCAGCAGGCCATTGGTGGAATGGCCCACAACCATGACGCCGCTGCCCGGGTTCTCTGCAGGAGTTCAGAGCTTCGTGACCAGGAGGGACGACCTTTCTTGGCGGTGGACACAGACCTGTGTAACCTGGCCAAAAGGACCACAGACTATGCTATGCTAGTGACCATGTTTGGCTGGTTCGCCATGGTGATTTCATACGTGGTGTATTATGTTCGTCAGAACCAGGAGGATGCCAGACGCCACCTGGAGTACCTCAAGTCTCTGCCCAGCAAGCCCAAGAAACCTGATGAGGCTGACGACATAAGCACTGTTGTCTGA